Proteins from a single region of Amblyomma americanum isolate KBUSLIRL-KWMA chromosome 10, ASM5285725v1, whole genome shotgun sequence:
- the LOC144106335 gene encoding peroxidase-like: MNSRTSFIDSSHIYGISGDIMDSLRAFDRGLLKYHSVNGSMFLPLSPVPENDTCSLFEEDKICLRAGDLRNNQNPGLIWLHTLFVREHNRIANKLATINAHWDDEKVFQVTKRIVDSRFQHVVYNEWLPGIVGADAMDKYDLWPLKEGYTKYDPRVDSTIINEFSTAAFRFGHSNVQGHFDLINEDGIKMGSIQLEDGYFQPFNYKGIEDNAFRGLIRQPMQTTDRFGDRALTNFLFRSPGRPYGADLFAIDIQRGRDHGIRPYADYVQLCRNVTLKTFADLSRLKLMPDDVEKLYSHVYEDVRDIDFFSAGLNEPLVPGASLGPTFLCVVAEMFGRLKRGDRFYYEHGGQAGSFTPEQLRTIRETTLAKIICENTGVKKNLQRNVFQLLDSKECNLTCADFPEIQLELWDSNSGGDYSGNEAQLEA; encoded by the exons ATGAACTCAAGGACATCGTTCATCGACTCATCGCATATATACGGTATCAGCGGAGACATTATGGACAGCCTCAGGGCGTTCGATCGCG GACTCTTGAAGTACCACAGTGTGAACGGCTCCATGTTCCTTCCACTCAGTCCGGTGCCAGAAAACGACACCTGCAGCCTTTTCGAGGAAGACAAAATCTGCTTGAGAGCTG GTGATCTCAGGAACAATCAGAATCCGGGGCTCATATGGCTACACACGCTGTTTGTGAGGGAGCACAACCGAATCGCAAACAAGCTCGCTACAATCAACGCCCACTGGGACGACGAGAAGGTGTTCCAAGTTACGAA GAGGATAGTGGATTCCCGCTTTCAGCACGTCGTCTACAATGAATGGCTGCCTGGTATCGTGGGCGCCGACGCCATGGATAAATACGACCTGTGGCCGCTTAAGGAAGGCTACACCAAGTATGACCCAAGGGTGGATTCCACTATCATCAACGAGTTCTCCACGGCTGCCTTTCGCTTCGGCCACTCGAATGTTCAAGGACACTTCGACCT AATTAACGAGGACGGCATTAAGATGGGAAGCATCCAACTCGAGGACGGCTACTTCCAGCCCTTCAACTACAAAGGCATCGAAGACAACGCTTTCCGAGGATTGATCAGGCAGCCAATGCAGACTACTGACAG ATTCGGTGACCGGGCCCTGACAAATTTCCTGTTCCGGTCTCCCGGGCGGCCCTACGGCGCTGACCTGTTCGCCATCGACATCCAGAGGGGCCGTGATCACGGCATCCGTCCGTACGCGGACTACGTCCAGCTTTGCCGAAACGTCACACTGAAGACGTTCGCGGACCTCAGCCGCTTGAAGCTGATGCCCGACGACGTTGAGAAGCTGTACTCACACGTTTACGA GGACGTCCGTGACATTGACTTCTTTTCGGCTGGCCTGAACGAGCCCCTGGTGCCAGGCGCCTCGCTGGGGCCCACATTCTTGTGCGTGGTGGCCGAGATGTTTGGGAGACTCAAGCGAGGCGACCGCTTCTACTACGAGCACGGGGGACAGGCCGGCTCCTTCACGCCAG AACAACTACGGACTATAAGAGAGACAACCCTTGCCAAGATTATCTGCGAAAACACTGGAGTGAAGAAGAACCTTCAGCGAAATGTATTTCAACTGCTGGATTCCAA GGAATGCAATTTGACTTGCGCAGACTTCCCAGAAATTCAACTGGAGTTGTGGGATTCCAATAGTGGTGGTGACTACTCAGGAAACGAAGCGCAACTTGAAGCGTGA